In Lotus japonicus ecotype B-129 chromosome 5, LjGifu_v1.2, one genomic interval encodes:
- the LOC130717544 gene encoding fructose-bisphosphate aldolase 3, chloroplastic, which yields MACSTLKLNSLSITNNSFSSRRGSPSLSTTRRVSLPIRASSYTDELITTAKTIASPGRGILAIDESNATAGKRLASIGLDNTETNRQAYRQLLLTTPGLGEYISGAIFFEETLYQSTTDGKKFVDCLREENIVPGIKVDKGLVPLPGSNNESWCQGLDGLASRSAEYYKQGARFAKWRTVVSIPCGPSALAVKEAAWGLARYAAISQDNGLVPIVEPEILLDGDHPIERTLEVAEKVWSEVFFYLAENNVVFEGILLKPSMVTPGAEHKQKASPETIANNTLTMLRRRVPPAVPGIMFLSGGQSEVEATLNLNAMNQSPNPWHVSFSYARALQNTVLKTWQGRPENVEAAQKSLLIRAKANSLAQLGRYSAEGESEEAQKGMFVKGYTY from the exons ATGGCGTGTTCAACCCTCAAACTCAACTCTCTCTCGATCACCAACAACTCCTTCTCTTCACGCCGTGGATCTCCTTCTCTCTCCACCACTCGCCGAGTCTCCCTCCCGATCCGCGCCTCTTCTTACACCGATGAACTCATCACAACCGCC AAAACTATTGCGTCTCCTGGTCGTGGAATACTTGCAATTGATGAGTCAAACGCGACCGCTGGGAAGCGTTTGGCATCGATTGGATTGGACAACACGGAGACCAATCGCCAGGCCTACAGGCAACTTCTGCTGACCACACCTGGCCTTGGTGAATACATCTCTGGTGCCATTTTTTTCGAGGAAACCCTTTACCAGTCAACCACTGATGGAAAGAAGTTTGTGGACTGTCTTCGTGAGGAGAACATTGTACCTGGAATCAAAGTTGATAAG ggTTTGGTCCCTCTGCCAGGGTCAAACAATGAATCTTGGTGCCAAGGGTTGGATGGATTGGCTTCAAGATCTGCTGAATACTACAAGCAAGGTGCTAGATTTGCCAAGTG GAGGACAGTTGTCAGCATTCCTTGTGGTCCTTCTGCATTGGCCGTTAAGGAAGCAGCATGGGGACTTGCACGTTACGCTGCTATCTCTCAG GACAATGGCCTTGTTCCAATTGTAGAGCCTGAAATTCTTCTTGATGGGGACCACCCAATCGAGAGGACATTGGAAGTGGCCGAGAAGGTCTGGTCTGAAGTCTTCTTCTATTTGGCTGAAAACAATGTCGTTTTTGAGGGAATTTTGCTCAAACCTAGCATGGTTACGCCTGGAGCGGAACACAAGCAAAAGGCTTCTCCAGAAACTATTGCCAATAACACACTAACCATGCTTAGAAGGAGAGTTCCTCCAGCAGTCCCTGGAATCATG TTTCTGTCGGGTGGACAATCTGAAGTGGAAGCCACACTAAATCTCAATGCTATGAACCAAAGTCCAAACCCATGGCATGTTTCGTTCTCGTATGCAAGAGCTCTGCAGAACACTGTGCTTAAGACTTGGCAAGGACGCCCTGAAAATGTGGAAGCTGCGCAGAAGTCTCTCTTGATCCGCGCTAAAGCAAACTCCTTGGCTCAACTTGGAAGATACTCTGCTGAGGGTGAAAGTGAAGAAGCACAGAAAGGAATGTTTGTCAAGGGCTACACCTACTAA
- the LOC130717105 gene encoding DExH-box ATP-dependent RNA helicase DExH5, mitochondrial isoform X2, producing MLPTPQPTSFPNLSSHLPFLPMKDRPYGAVYVPPHHRLRSVVTSANHHSAAAAPVSPKLTQNPTPLKTPFLEQAPNNTNSRFVSAYDDVVSDDCFDREFQIPLPSSLPSDFPNDNIAEWKRKLSMLLNDKSKQEVISREKKDRHDFEQIAVLATEMGLYSHKYTKVVVFSKVPLPNYRYDLDDRRPLREVSMPITLFRQVDAHFEEYLRQKSRVNKSFSDLSLARSSSNGSVGTDEGLFEQPVLLASSKAVAEKVLLRRSLQMRNQQHAWQESPEGRRILEFRSSLPAYKEKEAILSILSRNQVVIISGETGCGKTTQIPQFILESEIEAVRGAACNIICTQPRRISAMSVSERVASERGEKLGESVGYKVRLEGVKGRDTHILFCTTGILLRRLLADRNLEGVTHVIVDEIHERGMNEDFLLIVLRDLLLHRPELKLILMSATLDAELFSSYFNGAPIMNIPGFTYPVRTYFLENILEMTGYRLTPYNQIDDYGQERMWKMNKQAPRKRKSQIASTVEDAIRAADFKDYSPQTQESLSCWNPDCIGFSLIEYILCNICENERPGAVLVFMTGWDDISSLKEKLLRNNVLGDPNRVLLLACHGSMASSEQRLIFEEPEDGVRKIVLATNIAETSITINDVVFVLDCGKAKETSYDALNNTPCLLPTWISKVSAQQRRGRAGRVQPGECYHLYPRCVYDAFAEYQLPEILRTPLQSLCLQIKSLRLGSISEFLSRALQSPEILAVQNAVEYLEIIGALDESENLTILGRYLAMLPMEPKLGKMLILGAIFSCLDPILTVVAGLSVRDPFLAPMDKKDLADAAKSQFSGAYSDHLALLSAYEGWKDADIDLGGYEYCWKNFLSLQSMKAIDALRREFICLLKDIGLVDSNTASYNAWSYDVNLIRAVICFGLYPGICSIVHNEKSFSLKTMEDGQVLLYSNSVNARETTIPSPWLVFNEKIKVNSVFLRDSTAVSDSVVLLFGGNLSKGDADNHLKMLGGYLEFFMEPDVADMYLSIRRELDDFIQSKLLFPRMGMHLYHELLSAVRLLISNDECEGRFVFGRPVLKTLKKSVMVSRPALFSRIESGPGGENSKSQLQTLLARAGYAKPFYKTEQLMNSQFQATVEFNGMQIIGLPCNNKKSAEKAAAAEALQWLIGVKQADTEYFKQMSMLLKKNSI from the exons ATGCTCCCCACTCCGCAACCCACTTCCTTCCCAAACCTCTCTTCTCACCTCCCCTTTCTCCCCATGAAGGACCGCCCCTATGGCGCCGTTTACGTTCCGCCGCACCACCGCCTCCGCTCCGTCGTCACCTCCGCCAACCACCACTCCGCCGCCGCCGCTCCCGTTTCCCCTAAGCTCACACAAAACCCTACCCCCCTTAAAACCCCGTTTCTCGAGCAAGCTCCTAACAACACGAACTCGCGCTTCGTTTCTGCTTACGACGACGTCGTTTCCGATGATTGTTTCGATCGTGAATTTCAGATTCCACTCCCTTCATCACTACCG AGTGATTTCCCCAATGATAACATTGCTGAGTGGAAGAGGAAACTAAGCATGCTCTTAAATGACAAGAGTAAGCAGGAGGTGATTTCGCGGGAGAAAAAGGATAGGCATGATTTCGAGCAAATAGCGGTTTTGGCGACCGAAATGGGATTGTATAG CCATAAGTACACGAAGGTTGTTGTGTTCAGTAAGGTGCCACTTCCCAATTATAGATATGATTTGGACGATCGTCGTCCCTTGAGGGAG GTGAGCATGCCTATCACCTTGTTTAGGCAAGTTGATGCACATTTTGAGGAATATCTTAGACAGAAGTCCAGGGTGAACAAAAGCTTTTCAGATTTGTCACTTGCAAGATCAAGCAGTAATGGCAGTGTTGGTACAGACGAGGGGCTTTTTGAGCAACCTGTGCTGCTTGCATCCAGTAAGGCTGTTGCAGAGAAAGTTCTCTTGCGGAGAAGCTTACAGATGCGCAATCAGCAGCATGCTTGGCAG GAATCTcctgaaggaagaagaattctAGAATTTCGTAGCAGCCTCCCTGCTTATAAAGAGAAAGAAGCAATATTATCCATCTTATCAAGGAATCAG GTAGTTATCATTTCTGGTGAAACAGGTTGTGGCAAGACAACACAAATTCCACAATTTATTTTAGAATCTGAGATAGAAGCAGTTCGTGGAGCCGCTTGCAATATTATATGCACACAGCCAAGACGCATTTCTGCCATGTCTGTATCTGAGAGGGTTGCCTCGGAAAGAGGGGAGAAATTGGGTGAATCT GTTGGATATAAAGTTCGACTGGAGGGTGTGAAAGGGAGAGATACCCATATTCTCTTTTGCACCACAGGTATCTTACTAAGAAGATTACTAGCTGATAGAAACTTAGAGGGGGTAACTCATGTTATTGTGGATGAAATTCATGAACGTGGGATGAATGAAG ATTTTCTGCTTATTGTCCTTAGAGATCTCCTTCTGCATCGACCTGAATTGAAACTAATTTTGATGAGTGCTACCCTAGATGCAGAGCTCTTCTCTTCGTACTTTAATGGGGCTCCAATTATGAATATTCCG GGCTTTACATACCCTGTTAGAACTTATTTTTTGGAGAACATTCTCGAAATGACGGGCTATAGATTGACTCCTTATAATCAAATTGATGATTATGGTCAAGAAAGGATGTGGAAAATGAACAAACAGGCTCCAAGAAAGAGGAAAAGCCAAATTGCTTCCACTGTAGAG GATGCAATTAGAGCTGCTGATTTCAAAGATTACAGCCCACAGACACAGGAATCTTTGTCATGTTGGAATCCAGACTGTATAGGTTTTAGTCTCATTGAATATATCTTATGCAATATTTGTGAAAATGAAAGGCCTGGTGCTGTTTTGGTTTTCATGACTGGATGGGATGATATAAGCTCTCTGAAAGAGAAGCTCCTGAGAAATAATGTATTGGGAGATCCAAATCGTGTTTTGTTGCTTGCATGTCATGGCTCAATGGCTAGTTCTGAGCAG AGGTTAATATTCGAAGAGCCTGAAGATGGAGTTAGAAAAATAGTGCTCGCAACAAATATTGCTGAAACGAGTATCACAATCAATGATGTTGTTTTTGTTCTAGACTGCGGAAAGGCAAAAGAAACATCATATGATGCACTGAATAACACGCCTTGTTTGCTTCCTACATGGATCTCTAAGGTTTCTGCTCAACAA AGAAGAGGAAGAGCTGGTCGCGTTCAACCGGGAGAGTGTTACCATCTCTATCCTAGATGCGTATATGATGCTTTTGCAGAGTATCAATTGCCAGAAATTTTGAGAACACCACTGCAATCTCTCTGTTTACAAATCAAAAGTTTAAGACTTGGAAGTATATCTGAGTTCTTGTCTAGGGCTCTGCAGTCTCCTGAGATCCTTGCG GTACAAAATGCAGTTGAATATTTAGAAATAATTGGTGCTTTGGATGAGAGTGAGAATCTGACTATTCTAG GGCGCTATCTAGCTATGCTGCCTATGGAACCCAAACTTGGCAAGATGCTCATATTAGGTGCTATCTTCAGTTGCCTGGATCCCATATTAACTGTTGTTGCTGGTCTTAGTGTTAGAGATCCTTTCCTAGCACCGATGGATAAAAAAGAT CTTGCAGATGCAGCAAAATCTCAATTTTCCGGTGCATACAGTGACCACCTAGCACTTCTAAGTGCTTATGAGGGTTGGAAAGATGCTGATATAGACCTGGGTGGATATGAATACTGCTGGAAAAACTTTCTTTCATTGCAATCAATGAAAGCTATTGATGCTCTTCGCAGGGAGTTTATATGCCTGCTCAAGGATATTGGACTAGTTGATAGCAACACAGCCAGCTACAATGCGTGGAGCTATGATGTGAATCTTATCCGGGCAGTTATTTGCTTTGGTCTATATCCTGGAATTTGTTCCATTGTG CATAATGAGAAATCATTCTCGTTGAAAACAATGGAGGATGGTCAAGTGCTCTTATACTCG AACTCGGTGAATGCTCGGGAAACTACAATTCCAAGTCCATGGCTAGTTTTTAATGAGAAGATAAAAGTGAACTCAGTTTTTCTCCGTGACTCAACAGCTGTGTCCGACTCAGTGGTGCTTCTCTTTGGGGGAAACTTGTCAAAAGGAGATGCC GATAATCACTTAAAAATGTTAGGAGGATATCTGGAGTTTTTCATGGAACCTGATGTTGCTGACATGTACCTGAGTATAAGGAGAGAACTTGATGACTTCATTCAGAGCAAA CTACTTTTTCCCAGAATGGGTATGCACTTGTATCATGAGCTCCTATCAGCGGTACGGTTGTTGATTTCCAATGACGAGTGTGAAGGAAGATTTGTTTTTGGTCGCCCGGTTCTTAAAACATTAAAGAAATCTGTTATGGTCTCACGTCCAGCATTGTTTTCAAGGATTGAGAGCGGACCTGGGGGTGAAAATTCCAAAAGTCAGCTCCAAACCTTGCTTGCAAGAGCAGGATATGCTAAACCCTTCTACAAGACTGAACAGTTAATGAACAGCCAGTTTCAGGCTACTGTCGAGTTCAATGGAATGCAGATAATAGGCCTACCTTGTAATAATAAGAAGAGTGCAGAAAAAGCCGCCGCAGCTGAGGCGCTGCAGTGGCTGATAGGTGTAAAGCAAGCAGACACTGAGTATTTCAAACAGATGTCAATGTTGCTAAAGAAAA ATTCTATTTGA
- the LOC130717105 gene encoding DExH-box ATP-dependent RNA helicase DExH5, mitochondrial isoform X1, giving the protein MLPTPQPTSFPNLSSHLPFLPMKDRPYGAVYVPPHHRLRSVVTSANHHSAAAAPVSPKLTQNPTPLKTPFLEQAPNNTNSRFVSAYDDVVSDDCFDREFQIPLPSSLPSDFPNDNIAEWKRKLSMLLNDKSKQEVISREKKDRHDFEQIAVLATEMGLYSHKYTKVVVFSKVPLPNYRYDLDDRRPLREVSMPITLFRQVDAHFEEYLRQKSRVNKSFSDLSLARSSSNGSVGTDEGLFEQPVLLASSKAVAEKVLLRRSLQMRNQQHAWQESPEGRRILEFRSSLPAYKEKEAILSILSRNQVVIISGETGCGKTTQIPQFILESEIEAVRGAACNIICTQPRRISAMSVSERVASERGEKLGESVGYKVRLEGVKGRDTHILFCTTGILLRRLLADRNLEGVTHVIVDEIHERGMNEDFLLIVLRDLLLHRPELKLILMSATLDAELFSSYFNGAPIMNIPGFTYPVRTYFLENILEMTGYRLTPYNQIDDYGQERMWKMNKQAPRKRKSQIASTVEDAIRAADFKDYSPQTQESLSCWNPDCIGFSLIEYILCNICENERPGAVLVFMTGWDDISSLKEKLLRNNVLGDPNRVLLLACHGSMASSEQRLIFEEPEDGVRKIVLATNIAETSITINDVVFVLDCGKAKETSYDALNNTPCLLPTWISKVSAQQRRGRAGRVQPGECYHLYPRCVYDAFAEYQLPEILRTPLQSLCLQIKSLRLGSISEFLSRALQSPEILAVQNAVEYLEIIGALDESENLTILGRYLAMLPMEPKLGKMLILGAIFSCLDPILTVVAGLSVRDPFLAPMDKKDLADAAKSQFSGAYSDHLALLSAYEGWKDADIDLGGYEYCWKNFLSLQSMKAIDALRREFICLLKDIGLVDSNTASYNAWSYDVNLIRAVICFGLYPGICSIVHNEKSFSLKTMEDGQVLLYSNSVNARETTIPSPWLVFNEKIKVNSVFLRDSTAVSDSVVLLFGGNLSKGDADNHLKMLGGYLEFFMEPDVADMYLSIRRELDDFIQSKLLFPRMGMHLYHELLSAVRLLISNDECEGRFVFGRPVLKTLKKSVMVSRPALFSRIESGPGGENSKSQLQTLLARAGYAKPFYKTEQLMNSQFQATVEFNGMQIIGLPCNNKKSAEKAAAAEALQWLIGVKQADTEYFKQMSMLLKKSKKDHN; this is encoded by the exons ATGCTCCCCACTCCGCAACCCACTTCCTTCCCAAACCTCTCTTCTCACCTCCCCTTTCTCCCCATGAAGGACCGCCCCTATGGCGCCGTTTACGTTCCGCCGCACCACCGCCTCCGCTCCGTCGTCACCTCCGCCAACCACCACTCCGCCGCCGCCGCTCCCGTTTCCCCTAAGCTCACACAAAACCCTACCCCCCTTAAAACCCCGTTTCTCGAGCAAGCTCCTAACAACACGAACTCGCGCTTCGTTTCTGCTTACGACGACGTCGTTTCCGATGATTGTTTCGATCGTGAATTTCAGATTCCACTCCCTTCATCACTACCG AGTGATTTCCCCAATGATAACATTGCTGAGTGGAAGAGGAAACTAAGCATGCTCTTAAATGACAAGAGTAAGCAGGAGGTGATTTCGCGGGAGAAAAAGGATAGGCATGATTTCGAGCAAATAGCGGTTTTGGCGACCGAAATGGGATTGTATAG CCATAAGTACACGAAGGTTGTTGTGTTCAGTAAGGTGCCACTTCCCAATTATAGATATGATTTGGACGATCGTCGTCCCTTGAGGGAG GTGAGCATGCCTATCACCTTGTTTAGGCAAGTTGATGCACATTTTGAGGAATATCTTAGACAGAAGTCCAGGGTGAACAAAAGCTTTTCAGATTTGTCACTTGCAAGATCAAGCAGTAATGGCAGTGTTGGTACAGACGAGGGGCTTTTTGAGCAACCTGTGCTGCTTGCATCCAGTAAGGCTGTTGCAGAGAAAGTTCTCTTGCGGAGAAGCTTACAGATGCGCAATCAGCAGCATGCTTGGCAG GAATCTcctgaaggaagaagaattctAGAATTTCGTAGCAGCCTCCCTGCTTATAAAGAGAAAGAAGCAATATTATCCATCTTATCAAGGAATCAG GTAGTTATCATTTCTGGTGAAACAGGTTGTGGCAAGACAACACAAATTCCACAATTTATTTTAGAATCTGAGATAGAAGCAGTTCGTGGAGCCGCTTGCAATATTATATGCACACAGCCAAGACGCATTTCTGCCATGTCTGTATCTGAGAGGGTTGCCTCGGAAAGAGGGGAGAAATTGGGTGAATCT GTTGGATATAAAGTTCGACTGGAGGGTGTGAAAGGGAGAGATACCCATATTCTCTTTTGCACCACAGGTATCTTACTAAGAAGATTACTAGCTGATAGAAACTTAGAGGGGGTAACTCATGTTATTGTGGATGAAATTCATGAACGTGGGATGAATGAAG ATTTTCTGCTTATTGTCCTTAGAGATCTCCTTCTGCATCGACCTGAATTGAAACTAATTTTGATGAGTGCTACCCTAGATGCAGAGCTCTTCTCTTCGTACTTTAATGGGGCTCCAATTATGAATATTCCG GGCTTTACATACCCTGTTAGAACTTATTTTTTGGAGAACATTCTCGAAATGACGGGCTATAGATTGACTCCTTATAATCAAATTGATGATTATGGTCAAGAAAGGATGTGGAAAATGAACAAACAGGCTCCAAGAAAGAGGAAAAGCCAAATTGCTTCCACTGTAGAG GATGCAATTAGAGCTGCTGATTTCAAAGATTACAGCCCACAGACACAGGAATCTTTGTCATGTTGGAATCCAGACTGTATAGGTTTTAGTCTCATTGAATATATCTTATGCAATATTTGTGAAAATGAAAGGCCTGGTGCTGTTTTGGTTTTCATGACTGGATGGGATGATATAAGCTCTCTGAAAGAGAAGCTCCTGAGAAATAATGTATTGGGAGATCCAAATCGTGTTTTGTTGCTTGCATGTCATGGCTCAATGGCTAGTTCTGAGCAG AGGTTAATATTCGAAGAGCCTGAAGATGGAGTTAGAAAAATAGTGCTCGCAACAAATATTGCTGAAACGAGTATCACAATCAATGATGTTGTTTTTGTTCTAGACTGCGGAAAGGCAAAAGAAACATCATATGATGCACTGAATAACACGCCTTGTTTGCTTCCTACATGGATCTCTAAGGTTTCTGCTCAACAA AGAAGAGGAAGAGCTGGTCGCGTTCAACCGGGAGAGTGTTACCATCTCTATCCTAGATGCGTATATGATGCTTTTGCAGAGTATCAATTGCCAGAAATTTTGAGAACACCACTGCAATCTCTCTGTTTACAAATCAAAAGTTTAAGACTTGGAAGTATATCTGAGTTCTTGTCTAGGGCTCTGCAGTCTCCTGAGATCCTTGCG GTACAAAATGCAGTTGAATATTTAGAAATAATTGGTGCTTTGGATGAGAGTGAGAATCTGACTATTCTAG GGCGCTATCTAGCTATGCTGCCTATGGAACCCAAACTTGGCAAGATGCTCATATTAGGTGCTATCTTCAGTTGCCTGGATCCCATATTAACTGTTGTTGCTGGTCTTAGTGTTAGAGATCCTTTCCTAGCACCGATGGATAAAAAAGAT CTTGCAGATGCAGCAAAATCTCAATTTTCCGGTGCATACAGTGACCACCTAGCACTTCTAAGTGCTTATGAGGGTTGGAAAGATGCTGATATAGACCTGGGTGGATATGAATACTGCTGGAAAAACTTTCTTTCATTGCAATCAATGAAAGCTATTGATGCTCTTCGCAGGGAGTTTATATGCCTGCTCAAGGATATTGGACTAGTTGATAGCAACACAGCCAGCTACAATGCGTGGAGCTATGATGTGAATCTTATCCGGGCAGTTATTTGCTTTGGTCTATATCCTGGAATTTGTTCCATTGTG CATAATGAGAAATCATTCTCGTTGAAAACAATGGAGGATGGTCAAGTGCTCTTATACTCG AACTCGGTGAATGCTCGGGAAACTACAATTCCAAGTCCATGGCTAGTTTTTAATGAGAAGATAAAAGTGAACTCAGTTTTTCTCCGTGACTCAACAGCTGTGTCCGACTCAGTGGTGCTTCTCTTTGGGGGAAACTTGTCAAAAGGAGATGCC GATAATCACTTAAAAATGTTAGGAGGATATCTGGAGTTTTTCATGGAACCTGATGTTGCTGACATGTACCTGAGTATAAGGAGAGAACTTGATGACTTCATTCAGAGCAAA CTACTTTTTCCCAGAATGGGTATGCACTTGTATCATGAGCTCCTATCAGCGGTACGGTTGTTGATTTCCAATGACGAGTGTGAAGGAAGATTTGTTTTTGGTCGCCCGGTTCTTAAAACATTAAAGAAATCTGTTATGGTCTCACGTCCAGCATTGTTTTCAAGGATTGAGAGCGGACCTGGGGGTGAAAATTCCAAAAGTCAGCTCCAAACCTTGCTTGCAAGAGCAGGATATGCTAAACCCTTCTACAAGACTGAACAGTTAATGAACAGCCAGTTTCAGGCTACTGTCGAGTTCAATGGAATGCAGATAATAGGCCTACCTTGTAATAATAAGAAGAGTGCAGAAAAAGCCGCCGCAGCTGAGGCGCTGCAGTGGCTGATAGGTGTAAAGCAAGCAGACACTGAGTATTTCAAACAGATGTCAATGTTGCTAAAGAAAAGTAAGAAGGATCACAATTAA